From a single Mycolicibacterium moriokaense genomic region:
- a CDS encoding DUF167 domain-containing protein, with protein sequence MSETVVVRVKPGSRKGPLVESADNGELTIYVQERAVEGKANDAVVKLLAKHLGVPRSRVTLVSGATSRLKRFRVD encoded by the coding sequence ATGAGCGAGACAGTCGTCGTTCGGGTGAAACCCGGTAGCCGCAAGGGACCGCTCGTCGAGTCCGCGGACAACGGTGAGCTGACGATCTACGTCCAGGAGCGCGCCGTCGAGGGTAAGGCGAACGACGCCGTCGTCAAACTGCTGGCCAAACACCTGGGCGTGCCGCGCAGTCGGGTCACTCTGGTGTCCGGTGCGACGTCGCGACTCAAGCGGTTTCGCGTCGACTAA
- a CDS encoding branched-chain amino acid ABC transporter permease translates to MTNPCVDAGVQYACLAANINFNLDGLRNGFWQLTIDGLSWGAIYALVAVGYTLVFGVLRLINFAHSEIFMLGMFGAYFCLDVILGFTPSGNAYQKGVLLTVVYLGIAMLFAMLVSGSAAVGLEFVAYRPLRKRGARSLTFLITAIGMSFVLQEFVHFVLPKLLKGYGGSNAQQPIILMQPKTQFTIFGATVSNVTVVVVVSALVFALLTDLALNRTKFGRGIRAVAQDPTTATLMGVSRERIIMTTFLLGGLLAGAAALLYTLKVPQGIIYSGGFLLGIKAFSAAVLGGIGNLRGALLGGLLLGIMENYGQTVFGTQWRDVVAFVLLVLVLLIRPTGILGESLGKARA, encoded by the coding sequence ATGACCAACCCGTGCGTAGATGCTGGGGTCCAGTACGCCTGCCTGGCCGCGAATATCAACTTCAATCTCGACGGTCTGCGAAACGGCTTCTGGCAGTTGACGATCGACGGTCTCTCCTGGGGCGCGATCTACGCACTGGTGGCCGTCGGCTACACCCTGGTGTTCGGTGTCCTGCGGCTGATCAACTTCGCGCATTCCGAGATCTTCATGCTCGGCATGTTCGGCGCCTACTTCTGCCTCGACGTCATCCTGGGCTTCACCCCCAGCGGCAACGCCTATCAGAAGGGCGTCCTGCTGACGGTGGTGTATCTCGGCATCGCAATGCTTTTCGCGATGTTGGTGTCGGGTTCCGCGGCGGTCGGACTCGAGTTCGTCGCCTACCGACCCCTGCGAAAACGGGGGGCGCGCTCGTTGACGTTCCTGATCACAGCGATCGGCATGTCGTTCGTGCTACAGGAATTCGTGCACTTCGTGCTGCCGAAGCTGCTCAAGGGCTACGGCGGCAGCAATGCTCAGCAACCGATCATCCTGATGCAGCCCAAGACTCAGTTCACGATCTTCGGGGCGACGGTCTCCAACGTCACGGTGGTGGTCGTCGTTTCCGCACTGGTCTTCGCGCTGCTCACCGACTTGGCCCTCAACCGGACCAAGTTCGGCCGGGGTATCCGTGCCGTCGCCCAGGACCCCACCACGGCCACCCTGATGGGCGTCTCGCGTGAGCGCATCATCATGACCACGTTCCTGCTCGGTGGCCTGCTCGCAGGGGCGGCCGCGCTGCTGTACACGCTCAAGGTGCCCCAGGGGATCATCTACTCGGGCGGCTTCCTGCTCGGCATCAAGGCGTTCTCGGCGGCGGTGCTCGGCGGCATCGGCAACCTGCGCGGTGCGCTGCTCGGTGGCCTGTTGCTCGGCATCATGGAGAACTACGGACAGACGGTGTTCGGCACCCAGTGGCGTGACGTGGTGGCGTTCGTCCTCCTCGTTCTAGTGCTGCTGATCCGGCCAACCGGAATACTCGGTGAAAGCCTCGGGAAGGCAAGGGCATGA
- a CDS encoding ABC transporter ATP-binding protein, with amino-acid sequence MTTASEDKHDDKPVLLEVRDLVVQYGRIRALHGISLQVREGELVTLLGSNGAGKTTTMRAISGLLPATSGSVWFEGADISKVKAHHRAIRGLVQAPEGRGVFPGMTVIENIEMGCYGRKFASKAEHNERLDWVLETFPRLAERRTQVGGTLSGGEQQMLAIGRALMARPRVLLLDEPSMGLAPMVISQIFKIIAEINAQGTTVLLVEQNAQQALSRSDRAYILETGEVTREGNARELLADDSIRAAYLGVA; translated from the coding sequence ATGACGACAGCCAGTGAAGACAAGCATGACGACAAGCCGGTATTGCTCGAGGTGCGCGACCTCGTCGTGCAGTACGGGCGGATCCGCGCGCTGCACGGCATCTCGTTGCAGGTGCGTGAAGGCGAGCTGGTGACGCTGCTGGGGTCCAACGGCGCGGGCAAGACGACGACGATGCGCGCGATCTCGGGCCTGCTGCCCGCGACGTCGGGTTCGGTGTGGTTCGAAGGCGCCGACATCTCCAAGGTCAAGGCTCACCATCGCGCGATCCGGGGCCTGGTGCAGGCGCCCGAGGGCCGCGGTGTGTTTCCCGGCATGACGGTGATCGAGAACATCGAAATGGGCTGCTACGGAAGGAAGTTCGCCTCCAAAGCCGAACACAACGAGCGCCTTGACTGGGTACTCGAGACATTCCCGCGGCTCGCCGAACGCCGTACTCAGGTCGGGGGCACCCTATCGGGCGGTGAGCAGCAGATGCTGGCGATCGGCCGCGCGCTGATGGCGCGGCCGCGAGTGCTGCTGCTCGACGAACCGTCGATGGGGCTGGCACCGATGGTGATCTCGCAGATCTTCAAGATCATCGCGGAGATCAATGCACAGGGCACCACGGTGCTGTTGGTGGAACAGAACGCGCAGCAGGCGTTGAGTCGATCCGATCGCGCCTACATCCTGGAGACCGGCGAGGTCACCCGCGAGGGCAATGCGCGAGAACTGTTGGCGGACGACAGCATTCGCGCCGCCTATCTCGGCGTCGCCTGA
- a CDS encoding ABC transporter ATP-binding protein → MSIEELAGVHREIEAAEGETLLQTKDLTVKFGGLTALDGVTFDIRRGEILGMIGPNGAGKTTCFNAITGVYRPTSGTVTFDGAPLGRIKRHQITRRGIARTFQNIRLWGEMTALENVMVGTDARHFTSVPGALVRTPRHRREEHSAIERSAALLHFVGIAHRGEEKAKNLSYGDQRRLEIARALATEPKLLCLDEPAAGFNPREKAALIELIQKIRDDGYTVLLIEHDMRLVMGVTDRIVVLEFGRKIADGLPSEIREDPKVIAAYLGVPDDDSQ, encoded by the coding sequence ATGAGTATTGAGGAACTGGCGGGCGTCCACCGCGAAATCGAGGCGGCCGAGGGCGAAACGCTCTTGCAGACAAAGGATCTGACGGTCAAGTTCGGCGGCTTGACCGCGCTCGACGGGGTGACGTTCGACATCCGGCGCGGCGAGATCCTCGGCATGATCGGTCCGAACGGCGCGGGAAAGACCACCTGCTTCAACGCCATCACCGGCGTGTACCGGCCCACTTCTGGCACGGTGACGTTCGATGGCGCCCCGCTGGGTCGCATCAAGCGGCATCAGATCACGCGACGCGGCATCGCGCGCACCTTCCAGAACATCCGGCTGTGGGGTGAGATGACCGCGCTGGAGAACGTCATGGTCGGCACCGACGCCCGCCACTTCACGTCGGTGCCGGGGGCATTGGTGCGCACTCCGCGGCATCGGCGCGAGGAGCATTCGGCGATCGAACGTTCCGCGGCGCTTTTGCATTTCGTCGGGATCGCCCATCGCGGCGAGGAGAAGGCGAAGAACCTGTCCTACGGCGATCAGCGGCGGTTGGAGATCGCCCGCGCGCTGGCCACCGAGCCCAAGCTGCTCTGCCTCGACGAGCCCGCCGCGGGCTTCAACCCCCGCGAGAAGGCCGCGCTGATCGAGCTGATCCAGAAGATCCGTGACGACGGCTACACCGTGCTGCTCATCGAGCACGACATGCGACTCGTGATGGGGGTGACCGACCGCATCGTCGTGCTGGAGTTCGGACGAAAGATCGCCGACGGCCTGCCGTCGGAGATCCGCGAGGACCCGAAGGTCATCGCCGCGTATTTGGGGGTGCCCGATGACGACAGCCAGTGA
- a CDS encoding branched-chain amino acid ABC transporter substrate-binding protein — protein MRGRVARKAFAIGSAGLVVLGVAGCQQQSAPSEDGAAPADLKIVEQVQIDQSGNEVPPPEGATPLDPAGDGNAQCPPVSIAMAGALNGPDAALGINIKNGIQLAVDKHNAANPGCQVQLKTFDTEGDPQKATQVAPQIINDAFTIGLIGPAFSGETNATGDVFNQAGLVAATASATNVTLSEKGWKTFFRGLANDGVQGPAVANYIKNTLGHKKVCVVDDSTDYGLGLAQAVRETLGPVADSACNISVKKGDKDFSAAVTQVKGASPDSVFFAGYYAEAAPFVQQLRDGGFEGTFVSADGTKDPEFVKQAGEASKDAVLACPCGPATGEFAEEYRKAFNQEPGTYSVEGYDLGAILLKGIDSGKITRPDLLEFVRTYDGQGVGRKYQWGPTGELTNTLIWIYKVQ, from the coding sequence GTGCGCGGTCGCGTGGCACGGAAAGCATTTGCTATCGGTAGCGCTGGTTTGGTTGTGCTCGGCGTAGCGGGTTGCCAACAGCAATCCGCGCCGAGCGAGGATGGCGCCGCACCGGCTGATTTGAAGATCGTCGAGCAGGTTCAGATCGATCAGAGCGGCAACGAGGTACCGCCACCCGAGGGCGCGACGCCGCTCGATCCGGCGGGTGACGGCAACGCTCAATGCCCGCCGGTGTCCATCGCGATGGCGGGAGCGCTCAACGGCCCTGACGCCGCGCTGGGCATCAACATCAAGAACGGGATCCAGCTCGCCGTCGACAAGCACAACGCCGCGAACCCGGGCTGCCAGGTGCAATTGAAGACGTTCGACACCGAGGGCGATCCGCAGAAGGCGACCCAGGTCGCACCGCAGATCATCAACGACGCCTTCACGATCGGCCTCATCGGGCCCGCGTTCTCCGGCGAGACGAATGCCACCGGCGACGTCTTCAACCAGGCCGGTCTGGTCGCCGCCACCGCGTCGGCCACCAACGTCACGTTGTCGGAGAAGGGATGGAAGACCTTCTTCCGCGGGCTGGCCAACGACGGCGTGCAGGGACCGGCGGTCGCCAACTACATCAAGAACACGTTGGGCCACAAGAAGGTCTGTGTGGTCGACGACAGCACCGACTATGGTCTCGGTCTCGCGCAGGCCGTGCGTGAGACGCTCGGCCCGGTCGCCGATTCGGCGTGCAACATCTCGGTCAAGAAGGGTGACAAGGACTTCTCGGCGGCGGTGACTCAGGTCAAGGGCGCCAGCCCGGACTCGGTGTTCTTCGCCGGCTACTACGCCGAGGCGGCTCCGTTCGTCCAGCAGCTGCGGGACGGCGGCTTCGAGGGCACGTTCGTCAGCGCCGACGGCACCAAGGATCCGGAGTTCGTCAAGCAGGCGGGCGAGGCGTCCAAGGACGCGGTGCTGGCCTGCCCGTGCGGCCCGGCCACCGGCGAGTTCGCCGAGGAGTACCGCAAGGCGTTCAACCAGGAGCCCGGCACCTACAGCGTCGAGGGCTACGACCTCGGCGCGATCCTGCTGAAGGGCATCGACTCGGGCAAGATCACCCGGCCCGACCTGCTGGAGTTCGTGCGCACCTATGACGGTCAGGGCGTCGGTCGCAAGTACCAGTGGGGTCCCACCGGTGAACTGACGAACACGTTGATCTGGATCTACAAGGTCCAGTAG
- a CDS encoding branched-chain amino acid ABC transporter permease, which yields MSASDKPMSLSDKLLAPGDGLRRWWDELSRVQKWGFGVIGFGLLALLPLYPPPFLDTPNISFGGTMAQFAMVAIIAIGLNVVVGQTGLLDLGYVGFYAVGAYTVALLTSPNSPWNKLGPTGWFTEKWAWLACVPLAMAITALSGLILGTPTLRLRGDYLAIVTLGFGEIIRLMADNLADITNGPRGLNEVAYPRAGQTERLPDGVFSSGNSIGDANYGTWWFWLGIVLIVVILLFVGNLERSRVGRAWVAIREDEDAAEVMGVNTFKFKLWAFVIGAAIGGLSGALYAGQVQFVAPPTFNIINSMLFLCAVVLGGQGNKLGVVFGAFIIVYLPNRLLGVEFLGINLGDLKYLFFGLALVTLMIFRPQGLFPARQQLLAYGKAAREFLRSPEKESAK from the coding sequence ATGAGCGCCAGCGACAAGCCGATGAGTCTGTCGGACAAGCTGTTGGCCCCCGGCGACGGGCTGCGTCGGTGGTGGGACGAACTGTCCCGCGTGCAGAAGTGGGGATTCGGCGTCATCGGATTCGGGTTGTTGGCCCTGCTGCCGCTGTACCCGCCGCCGTTCCTCGACACGCCCAACATCAGCTTCGGCGGCACGATGGCGCAGTTCGCGATGGTCGCGATCATCGCGATAGGCCTCAACGTCGTCGTGGGCCAGACCGGTCTGCTCGACCTCGGGTACGTCGGGTTCTACGCCGTCGGCGCGTACACCGTTGCGCTGCTCACCAGTCCGAACAGTCCGTGGAACAAGCTGGGCCCCACCGGATGGTTCACCGAGAAGTGGGCGTGGCTGGCGTGCGTCCCGCTGGCGATGGCCATCACGGCGCTGAGCGGCCTGATCCTCGGCACGCCGACGCTGCGGCTACGAGGCGACTACCTGGCGATCGTCACGCTGGGATTCGGCGAGATCATCCGGCTGATGGCCGACAACCTCGCCGACATCACCAACGGTCCCCGCGGTCTCAACGAGGTGGCCTATCCGCGGGCGGGCCAGACGGAGCGGTTGCCGGATGGCGTGTTCTCCAGCGGTAATTCGATCGGTGACGCCAACTACGGCACCTGGTGGTTCTGGCTGGGCATCGTGCTGATCGTCGTCATCCTGCTGTTCGTCGGGAACCTTGAGCGCAGCCGTGTCGGACGCGCGTGGGTGGCGATCCGCGAAGACGAGGACGCCGCGGAAGTGATGGGCGTCAACACGTTCAAGTTCAAGCTGTGGGCGTTCGTGATCGGGGCGGCGATCGGCGGGCTGTCCGGTGCGCTGTACGCCGGGCAGGTGCAGTTCGTCGCACCGCCGACGTTCAACATCATCAACTCGATGCTGTTCCTCTGCGCGGTGGTGCTCGGCGGGCAGGGCAACAAACTGGGTGTGGTGTTCGGCGCGTTCATCATCGTCTACCTGCCGAACCGCCTGCTGGGCGTGGAGTTCCTCGGGATCAACCTCGGCGACCTCAAGTACCTGTTCTTCGGGTTGGCGCTCGTGACGCTGATGATCTTCCGGCCGCAGGGCCTGTTCCCGGCACGGCAGCAGCTGCTGGCCTACGGCAAGGCCGCCCGCGAGTTCCTGCGGTCGCCGGAGAAGGAGTCGGCGAAATGA
- a CDS encoding ANTAR domain-containing response regulator translates to MAAASGASTGDEKPRRVLVAEDEPLIRMDLAEMLREEGYEIVGEAGDGQEAVDLAESLRPDLVIMDVKMPRRDGIDAASEIAGKRIAPIVILTAFSQRELVERARDAGAMAYLVKPFNINDLIPAIEVAVSRFSEIAALEQEVAELSDRLETRKLVERAKGLLQAKQGMTEPEAFKWIQRAAMDRRTTMKRVAEVVLETLDTPKDTSPSS, encoded by the coding sequence ATGGCAGCTGCTTCCGGGGCATCGACTGGTGACGAAAAGCCGCGGCGCGTTCTCGTCGCCGAGGACGAACCGCTCATTCGGATGGACCTCGCCGAGATGCTGCGCGAGGAAGGCTATGAAATCGTCGGCGAGGCCGGCGACGGGCAGGAGGCCGTCGACCTGGCCGAGAGCCTCAGGCCCGACCTTGTGATCATGGACGTGAAGATGCCGCGGCGCGACGGTATCGACGCCGCATCGGAGATCGCCGGCAAGCGGATCGCCCCGATCGTCATTTTGACCGCCTTCAGCCAGCGCGAGCTCGTCGAGCGGGCCCGCGACGCGGGCGCCATGGCGTATCTCGTCAAACCGTTCAACATCAACGACCTCATTCCCGCCATCGAGGTGGCGGTGAGCCGTTTCAGCGAGATCGCCGCGCTGGAGCAGGAAGTCGCCGAGTTGTCGGACCGGTTGGAGACGCGAAAACTCGTCGAACGCGCCAAGGGTTTGCTGCAGGCCAAGCAGGGCATGACCGAACCCGAAGCGTTCAAGTGGATTCAGCGTGCGGCCATGGATCGCCGGACCACCATGAAGCGTGTCGCCGAGGTCGTGCTGGAAACCCTCGACACGCCCAAGGACACTTCACCGTCGAGCTAG